The following proteins come from a genomic window of Natrinema saccharevitans:
- a CDS encoding AbrB/MazE/SpoVT family DNA-binding domain-containing protein: MTVDDRGPLTLPSEVRERYGDRYHLVQLPDGIKLIPVADDPLEALRDGFSDVEKTAVELRSAARAAALDAEN, from the coding sequence ATGACGGTGGACGACCGCGGCCCTCTCACGCTCCCGTCGGAGGTCCGGGAACGATACGGAGACCGGTATCACCTCGTGCAGCTTCCCGACGGGATCAAGCTGATTCCGGTCGCCGACGACCCGCTCGAGGCGCTCAGAGACGGGTTTTCCGACGTCGAGAAGACCGCCGTCGAACTCCGGTCAGCGGCTCGAGCGGCGGCTCTCGACGCCGAGAACTGA